Sequence from the Gloeocapsopsis dulcis genome:
GGATTACCCACAGAACGGCAAGCTAAGTATTTGGATATTTTAGAGCAACAGTGTTCTCAAGAAATCAATTTAATTAACGATCTACTCAGACTTCAAGAACTTGAATCACATAAAGCACTGTTGAATGTCGAAACAGTCAATCTTACTACTCAACTTGAGCATATCGCCTGTTTGTTTGTAGACAAGTGGAAAGATAAAGGACTTGCTTTCACTGTAAATCTCCCCAAAACATCTTTAATACTCCAAACTGATGCTGAAAGCTTGCATCGTATTCTACATGAACTCTTGACAAATGCTGGCAAATATTCTGAATCCAACTCTACAGTGAAGATCAACGCACAGCATCAAAATAATCAAATTGTCCTGCAACTTATTAATTATGGTCCTGGTATCGCTGCAGAGGATGTAACACATATTTTTGATAAGTTTCGTCGCGGTCAAGGTATGACTCAACAAGCAATTCAAGGTACTGGTTTAGGGTTGGCTTTGGTAAAGTGTTTAGTACAACATATTAATGGTGCGATCGCAGTTTCTAGCAATGTCAGTCAATCTGGCAGTAGTGAGATTTGCTTTACGCTGACGCTACCATTAACTTTGAACCAAGCTCAAACTTAGGACAACAGTGACTCAACACAACCCTAACCTGGAACTCGTCTCAAATACCGCTGCGCTCAACGATGCAACAAGCAACTTGGGAGCAACAGAAGCATTGTTACAGGCGGTGGAAGTGCGAACTGAGCGCTTGGCTGAGCGACATCGTCGAATTTCTGCTCGTATTCAAATTCCCCATACAATTGAGCAAGTTTGGCAAGTCCTCACCGACTATGAGACATTAGCCGACTTTATCCCAAACTTAGCTCGCAGTCATCGCCTTGAACACCCTGCAGGTGGTATCCGCTTAGAGCAAGTTGGTACCCAGCGCTTGCTTAATTTCAACTTCTCCGCACGCGTAATTCTTGATCTAGAAGAAAAGTTTCCTCAAGAAATCAATTTTCAAATGGTTGAAGGCGACTTTAAAGACTTCTCTGGTCATTGGTGCTTGCAGCCTTGTTCGCTTGCAGATCAAGCAGGAACCAATCTAGAGTACATTGTTCAGATTCTACCAAAGCGTACCATGCCAATTTCAGTTATTGAGCGCCGCTTGAGTAGAGATATGCAAATAAATTTGGTCGCTATTCATCAAAGAGTCGTAAAATTATTTACTGCTTAAATCTGGTAAATACGTAAGAATGCGAGTGCGAATGAATTCGCTGCTAAATAAACCAAGTCCACCTCGGTGGACTACGGGTAAGGCATGCCTTACCCCTCAAAAATCATGTTTTAGTGTACGAAGGTACACTTTGCTTGAGTAGCCCCGACTTTAGTCGAAGGGTGTTTGTGATTTATGCAGGAGATCTACTATAATCCCTAACCCTACTTTTGTTTCTAATATGAAAATGAGAGTCAGCTTACCTTGACAAAGTTGCAGTAACGCCTTTAGTTGGGTTTAAAATACCCCCAGGGGAATTCGAATCCCCGTCGCCTCCGTGAAAGGGAGGTGTCCTAGGCCTCTAGACGATGGGGGCGTCTGATTTGCACTTTTATTAGGATAACGAGCTTACCGCAATTTTGTCAACACTTTATGAAAAAAAGAGGTTCTCTATGCTAAATCAGATGAATTCCGCAACCGCATCAGTTGACGGCGCATTTGTGGTGAGGCTTCTAGCTCAGAAATTTCTTGTGCTTCTACGTGTGCTTGCAAAGGTTCCATATACTCGTCAGCCCCGTTAGCAAATGCCTCGATCAGCAACTCTAGTAAGTCCTCGCGATTGCGTAAAGCACGCTTTTCTTCAATTAGTCGAAATTTGAGTTGGACGTTACACTCGTAAACGCCGACTTCGACTTTGCTTTGTTGGGGTGGTATTGCGTCAGATTTCATATTTTAAATATCCCAATTTTTTGTAGT
This genomic interval carries:
- a CDS encoding SRPBCC family protein encodes the protein MTQHNPNLELVSNTAALNDATSNLGATEALLQAVEVRTERLAERHRRISARIQIPHTIEQVWQVLTDYETLADFIPNLARSHRLEHPAGGIRLEQVGTQRLLNFNFSARVILDLEEKFPQEINFQMVEGDFKDFSGHWCLQPCSLADQAGTNLEYIVQILPKRTMPISVIERRLSRDMQINLVAIHQRVVKLFTA
- a CDS encoding Npun_R1517 family heterocyst differentiation transcriptional regulator, with translation MKSDAIPPQQSKVEVGVYECNVQLKFRLIEEKRALRNREDLLELLIEAFANGADEYMEPLQAHVEAQEISELEASPQMRRQLMRLRNSSDLA